The following proteins come from a genomic window of Thermocrinis jamiesonii:
- a CDS encoding DUF554 family protein, producing MFVGFGTLVNTALILLGSAVGLYAKRYIPERFKNGITHAIGVFTILLGIKLLTENKPEILKIFFLLLFGSGIGYILRLEERMERLQGEKKSGFLTASLLFTIGPMTFMGCFLEANKKDSSLLLSKALMDGISSTILSSVFGRGVLFSAFYVLAFQGTLTFGFYLLGKFVGDQSVANTLFLGGGLLIVLGLKIFGLLEQVRLINLLPSLLLSLTV from the coding sequence ATGTTTGTGGGCTTTGGCACACTGGTAAATACAGCACTTATTCTCCTTGGTTCTGCTGTTGGACTATACGCCAAAAGATACATACCGGAAAGGTTTAAAAACGGTATAACCCACGCCATAGGAGTTTTTACGATCCTTTTGGGAATAAAGCTCCTGACAGAGAACAAACCGGAGATTCTAAAAATTTTCTTTTTGCTCCTCTTTGGAAGTGGGATTGGATATATACTGCGGTTGGAAGAGAGGATGGAAAGGCTTCAGGGAGAGAAAAAGTCTGGATTTTTGACCGCATCTTTGCTTTTTACCATTGGTCCAATGACCTTTATGGGATGCTTTCTTGAGGCAAACAAGAAAGACAGTAGTCTTTTACTTTCAAAGGCACTTATGGATGGGATCTCTTCAACTATCTTAAGTAGTGTATTTGGAAGGGGAGTTTTATTTTCCGCTTTTTATGTCCTTGCTTTCCAAGGGACTTTAACCTTTGGATTTTACCTTTTGGGAAAGTTTGTAGGAGATCAATCTGTTGCAAACACCCTCTTTTTAGGTGGAGGCCTTCTTATCGTGCTGGGTCTTAAAATCTTTGGACTTCTTGAGCAAGTCAGGCTTATAAATCTTCTTCCCTCTTTACTGCTTTCCTTAACCGTTTAA